A single region of the Oreochromis niloticus isolate F11D_XX linkage group LG19, O_niloticus_UMD_NMBU, whole genome shotgun sequence genome encodes:
- the ddhd1a gene encoding phospholipase DDHD1 isoform X2 yields MSLADETLQAGMSSVQSGLEGQLPLLHARHHSAQGGLVLDLNSQEDYLSSSSPEYDSYGNNTGPLFERRKRSRSNSSRHRFNEVVTELGPEEVRWFYKEDKKTWKPFLGHDSLNIELMFRKYCELNPGAACPQASGGEDESGSRDLESRGMNGAVPAETRTSSVHGGRGSLDTSTVSSDERDAESIELNVESVCVRGGLYQVDIIQRQCYPVYWKQQDHIPVMRGQWFIDGTWLPLDEDESDLIEREHLNHFRGQHVQDTFEMDLVPRTIDSKDAIHSLKLSRSHVDWHSVDEIYLYSDATTSKIARTVTQKLGFSKASSSGTRLHRGYVEEASPEDRPPQTTHIVFVVHGIGQKMDQGRIIKNTGMLREGVRKMEEKHFSEHNEEHVEFLPVEWRSKLTLDGDTVDSITPDKVRGLRDLLNSSAMDIMYYNSPLYRDEITKGLTEELNKLYSLFCSRNPEFEERGGKVSIVSHSLGCVITYDIITGWDPVRFCLQEHRVVEEDLDLRWMSYEERRLLEQQRQTRNRLQELENQLATLEAAKPSAPPALKFKVENFFCMGSPLAVFLALRGIRPGTSVHQDHILPTSICSRLFNVFHPTDPVAYRLEPLILKHYSNIAPVQIHWCSATNPTSYDEIRPTFLNPVKDPTSDTESIPSPSTSPVLPRRHYGESITNLGKASILGAASIGKGIGGILFSRFSRSNSQPSVSLGLEGGASAEEEEQKRTESQSAYGLSMLTRPTSPTADTSLELERRIDFELREGLVESRYWSAVTSHTSYWCSHDIALFLLTFIYKQKATPSNPADTPDPE; encoded by the exons ATGAGTCTCGCCGATGAAACACTGCAGGCTGGGATGTCCTCAGTCCAGTCGGGACTGGAAGGGCAGCTGCCGCTTTTACACGCCAGACATCACAGCGCTCAAGGCGGTCTGGTGTTGGACCTGAACTCCCAGGAAGACTACCTCAGCAGCAGCTCTCCTGAGTATGACAGCTATGGGAATAACACCGGTCCTCTGTTCGAGAGGAGAAAGAGATCTAGATCCAACAGCTCCAGACATAGATTCAACGAGGTGGTCACGGAGCTCGGTCCGGAGGAAGTGCGGTGGTTTTACAAAGAGGACAAGAAAACTTGGAAGCCCTTTTTGGGCCATGATTCACTTAATATTGAGCTAATGTTTCGGAAGTACTGCGAGCTAAACCCCGGTGCAGCATGCCCCCAGGCCAGTGGAGGAGAGGATGAGAGCGGGTCTAGAGATCTGGAGAGCAGAGGGATGAACGGTGCGGTGCCAGCAGAAACGAGGACCAGCAGTGTGCACGGAGGCCGCGGGTCCTTGGACACATCCACCGTGTCCTCTGATGAGAGGGACGCTGAAAGCATTGAACTCAATGTAGAGTCAGTGTGTGTGCGAGGAGGACTCTATCAGGTTGATATAATACAGAGACAATGCTATCCTGTCTACTGGAAAC AACAAGACCATATCCCAGTGATGAGAGGCCAGTGGTTTATCGATGGTACTTGGCTGCCATTAGATGAAGACGAAAGCGACCTCATCGAACGGGAGCACCTTAACCATTTCCGTGGGCAACACGTCCAGGATACCTTTGAGATGGATTTGGTTCCCAGGACCATTGATAGTAAAGATG CCATCCATAGTCTAAAGCTGAGTCGATCACATGTGGATTGGCACAGCGTGGACGAGATCTACCTCTACAGCGATGCCACAACTTCCAAAATTGCAAGAACAGTCACCCAGAAACTGGGCTTCTCCAAAG CCTCAAGCAGCGGTACGCGGCTCCATCGGGGTTATGTTGAAGAGGCCTCACCTGAGGACAGACCCCCTCAGACTACGCACATTGTTTTTGTGGTTCATGGCATTGGACAGAAGATGGACCAGGGGCGCATTattaaaaacactggaat GCTGCGGGAGGGTGTGAGGAAGATGGAGGAGAAACACTTCTCAGAGCACAATGAAGAACATGTGGAGTTCCTGCCTGTCGAGTGGCGCTCCAAACTCACACTGGACGGAG ATACAGTAGACTCAATCACACCAGACAAAGTGAGAGGACTGAGAGACCTTCTCAACAGCAGTGCCATGGATATCATGTATTACAACAGCCCTCTTTACCGGGATGAA atTACCAAGGGTCTAACAGAGGAGCTGAACAAGCTCTACTCACTTTTCTGTTCACGGAACCCTGAGTTCGAGGAAAGGGGTGGCAAAGTGTCCATCGTGTCTCACTCTCTTGGCTGTGTCATCACGTATGACATCATTACTGGCTGGGATCCCGTGCGGTTTTGTTTGCAGGAGCATCGTGTGGTCGAGGAGGACCTGGACCTTCGCTGGATGTCCTATGAAGAGAGGCGCCTTTTAGAGCAGCAGAGGCAAACAAGGAACAG GTTACAAGAGCTGGAAAATCAACTCGCCACACTCGAGGCCGCTAAACCTTCAGCCCCCCCAGCCCTCAAATTTAAG GTAGAGAATTTCTTCTGCATGGGTTCTCCTCTGGCAGTGTTTTTGGCCCTAAGAGGAATCCGCCCTGGCACCAGTGTCCACCAAGACCACATCTTGCCCACCTCAATCTGCAGCAGGCTCTTCAATGTCTTCCATCCCACAGACCCTGTG GCCTACAGATTGGAGCCACTCATCTTGAAACATTATAGCAACATTGCACCTGTTCAGATACACTG GTGTAGCGCCACTAACCCCACATCTTATGATGAGATCAGGCCCACTTTTCTCAACCCTGTTAAAGATCCCACGTCGGATACAGAAAGCATTCCCAGCCCCAGTACATCACCTGTCCTACCCCGGAGGCACTATGGGGAGTCTATCACTAATTTGGGCAAGGCTAGCATATTGG GAGCAGCAAGCATAGGAAAGGGCATTGGAGGCATCCTCTTCTCACGTTTTTCCCGCTCCAACAGCCAGCCCTCAGTGTCTTTGGGACTTGAGGGTGGAGCAAGTGCTGAAGAAGAGGAGCAAAAGCGCACAGAAAGTCAGTCAGCATACGGCCTCTCTATGTTGACTCGACCCACCTCACCCACTGCTGACACATCCT TGGAGCTCGAGCGTCGCATTGACTTTGAGCTCAGAGAGGGTCTGGTGGAGAGCCGCTACTGGTCAGCAGTGACCTCACACACAAGCTACTGGTGCTCACATGACATAGCTCTCTTCTTGTTGACCTTCATATATAAACAGAAGGCGACACCCTCTAACCCAGCAGATACTCCGGATCCAGAGTGA
- the ddhd1a gene encoding phospholipase DDHD1 isoform X1, translating to MSLADETLQAGMSSVQSGLEGQLPLLHARHHSAQGGLVLDLNSQEDYLSSSSPEYDSYGNNTGPLFERRKRSRSNSSRHRFNEVVTELGPEEVRWFYKEDKKTWKPFLGHDSLNIELMFRKYCELNPGAACPQASGGEDESGSRDLESRGMNGAVPAETRTSSVHGGRGSLDTSTVSSDERDAESIELNVESVCVRGGLYQVDIIQRQCYPVYWKQQDHIPVMRGQWFIDGTWLPLDEDESDLIEREHLNHFRGQHVQDTFEMDLVPRTIDSKDVLSHLPPFYLPFLFKWSGYQTSTKPTCHKRKRCQAIHSLKLSRSHVDWHSVDEIYLYSDATTSKIARTVTQKLGFSKASSSGTRLHRGYVEEASPEDRPPQTTHIVFVVHGIGQKMDQGRIIKNTGMLREGVRKMEEKHFSEHNEEHVEFLPVEWRSKLTLDGDTVDSITPDKVRGLRDLLNSSAMDIMYYNSPLYRDEITKGLTEELNKLYSLFCSRNPEFEERGGKVSIVSHSLGCVITYDIITGWDPVRFCLQEHRVVEEDLDLRWMSYEERRLLEQQRQTRNRLQELENQLATLEAAKPSAPPALKFKVENFFCMGSPLAVFLALRGIRPGTSVHQDHILPTSICSRLFNVFHPTDPVAYRLEPLILKHYSNIAPVQIHWCSATNPTSYDEIRPTFLNPVKDPTSDTESIPSPSTSPVLPRRHYGESITNLGKASILGAASIGKGIGGILFSRFSRSNSQPSVSLGLEGGASAEEEEQKRTESQSAYGLSMLTRPTSPTADTSLELERRIDFELREGLVESRYWSAVTSHTSYWCSHDIALFLLTFIYKQKATPSNPADTPDPE from the exons ATGAGTCTCGCCGATGAAACACTGCAGGCTGGGATGTCCTCAGTCCAGTCGGGACTGGAAGGGCAGCTGCCGCTTTTACACGCCAGACATCACAGCGCTCAAGGCGGTCTGGTGTTGGACCTGAACTCCCAGGAAGACTACCTCAGCAGCAGCTCTCCTGAGTATGACAGCTATGGGAATAACACCGGTCCTCTGTTCGAGAGGAGAAAGAGATCTAGATCCAACAGCTCCAGACATAGATTCAACGAGGTGGTCACGGAGCTCGGTCCGGAGGAAGTGCGGTGGTTTTACAAAGAGGACAAGAAAACTTGGAAGCCCTTTTTGGGCCATGATTCACTTAATATTGAGCTAATGTTTCGGAAGTACTGCGAGCTAAACCCCGGTGCAGCATGCCCCCAGGCCAGTGGAGGAGAGGATGAGAGCGGGTCTAGAGATCTGGAGAGCAGAGGGATGAACGGTGCGGTGCCAGCAGAAACGAGGACCAGCAGTGTGCACGGAGGCCGCGGGTCCTTGGACACATCCACCGTGTCCTCTGATGAGAGGGACGCTGAAAGCATTGAACTCAATGTAGAGTCAGTGTGTGTGCGAGGAGGACTCTATCAGGTTGATATAATACAGAGACAATGCTATCCTGTCTACTGGAAAC AACAAGACCATATCCCAGTGATGAGAGGCCAGTGGTTTATCGATGGTACTTGGCTGCCATTAGATGAAGACGAAAGCGACCTCATCGAACGGGAGCACCTTAACCATTTCCGTGGGCAACACGTCCAGGATACCTTTGAGATGGATTTGGTTCCCAGGACCATTGATAGTAAAGATG TTCTCTCCCATCTGCCCCCTTTCTACCTCCCTTTTCTGTTCAAATGGAGTGGATATCAGACGAGTACTAAACCTACATGTCACAAGCGCAAACGCTGCCAAG CCATCCATAGTCTAAAGCTGAGTCGATCACATGTGGATTGGCACAGCGTGGACGAGATCTACCTCTACAGCGATGCCACAACTTCCAAAATTGCAAGAACAGTCACCCAGAAACTGGGCTTCTCCAAAG CCTCAAGCAGCGGTACGCGGCTCCATCGGGGTTATGTTGAAGAGGCCTCACCTGAGGACAGACCCCCTCAGACTACGCACATTGTTTTTGTGGTTCATGGCATTGGACAGAAGATGGACCAGGGGCGCATTattaaaaacactggaat GCTGCGGGAGGGTGTGAGGAAGATGGAGGAGAAACACTTCTCAGAGCACAATGAAGAACATGTGGAGTTCCTGCCTGTCGAGTGGCGCTCCAAACTCACACTGGACGGAG ATACAGTAGACTCAATCACACCAGACAAAGTGAGAGGACTGAGAGACCTTCTCAACAGCAGTGCCATGGATATCATGTATTACAACAGCCCTCTTTACCGGGATGAA atTACCAAGGGTCTAACAGAGGAGCTGAACAAGCTCTACTCACTTTTCTGTTCACGGAACCCTGAGTTCGAGGAAAGGGGTGGCAAAGTGTCCATCGTGTCTCACTCTCTTGGCTGTGTCATCACGTATGACATCATTACTGGCTGGGATCCCGTGCGGTTTTGTTTGCAGGAGCATCGTGTGGTCGAGGAGGACCTGGACCTTCGCTGGATGTCCTATGAAGAGAGGCGCCTTTTAGAGCAGCAGAGGCAAACAAGGAACAG GTTACAAGAGCTGGAAAATCAACTCGCCACACTCGAGGCCGCTAAACCTTCAGCCCCCCCAGCCCTCAAATTTAAG GTAGAGAATTTCTTCTGCATGGGTTCTCCTCTGGCAGTGTTTTTGGCCCTAAGAGGAATCCGCCCTGGCACCAGTGTCCACCAAGACCACATCTTGCCCACCTCAATCTGCAGCAGGCTCTTCAATGTCTTCCATCCCACAGACCCTGTG GCCTACAGATTGGAGCCACTCATCTTGAAACATTATAGCAACATTGCACCTGTTCAGATACACTG GTGTAGCGCCACTAACCCCACATCTTATGATGAGATCAGGCCCACTTTTCTCAACCCTGTTAAAGATCCCACGTCGGATACAGAAAGCATTCCCAGCCCCAGTACATCACCTGTCCTACCCCGGAGGCACTATGGGGAGTCTATCACTAATTTGGGCAAGGCTAGCATATTGG GAGCAGCAAGCATAGGAAAGGGCATTGGAGGCATCCTCTTCTCACGTTTTTCCCGCTCCAACAGCCAGCCCTCAGTGTCTTTGGGACTTGAGGGTGGAGCAAGTGCTGAAGAAGAGGAGCAAAAGCGCACAGAAAGTCAGTCAGCATACGGCCTCTCTATGTTGACTCGACCCACCTCACCCACTGCTGACACATCCT TGGAGCTCGAGCGTCGCATTGACTTTGAGCTCAGAGAGGGTCTGGTGGAGAGCCGCTACTGGTCAGCAGTGACCTCACACACAAGCTACTGGTGCTCACATGACATAGCTCTCTTCTTGTTGACCTTCATATATAAACAGAAGGCGACACCCTCTAACCCAGCAGATACTCCGGATCCAGAGTGA